CAACCACACGCTTTACCCTACGATGACCGCAATGGAGAACCTAGAGTACTTCGCTCGACTCTATGGCGTACCAGAAGAGGAGATTCGACCTCGCATTCAGGAACTGCTTGAGTTCATGGGTCTCTGGGAACGCCGCGACGACCTCGCAGGTGCACTCAGCACCGGCAACCGGCAGCGGCTTGCACTCTGCAGAGCACTACTACACAAACCCACTGTGTTGTTGCTAGATGAGCCCACTTCCGCACTGGATCCCTTGGCAGCCAAGCGCGTACGAGAATTGATTCTGAGTCTGTCACAGAAGTACGGTCAGACGTTCTTCATCAACAGCCACAACTTGGCAGAGGTTCAGAGAATCTGTGACAGGATTGCAATCATAGACAAGGGCAAGATACTGCTCATGGGCTCCACCGAGGAGTTGAGAAGGGAGCTGAGTTCCGAGCAGGTCTTCCGCATACGTGTCTATGGGGACGTTGCAAGAGCAGAGTCCATCGTACGCTCGCAGGAATACGTTCTTGAGTCAACAGTGGAGGTGGACACAGTCGTGGTCAAGATAAGCGACCCCCTTGAGAACAACTCTCGACTCATGAGCACACTTCTCAACGCGGGGATCAAGATAGTTGAGTTTGCAGAGGAGGAAGCCACTCTTGAGGACGTCTATCTTCGGACTATAAAGGGAGGTGACCAGTGATGACAAGCAAGTCGATGTTGGTCGCCAAGGCGGACCTCAAGATGGCCATGAAGTCGAAGCACATCAAGTATAGCTTGGTCTTCCTCGCAGCACTGGCTCCAGTCATGCTAATTCTGATTATAGGCTTGCCAGCGGCACTGATTGACCCCGCCAGCCCAGACTACATTGTCGTCAATCTATTCTTGCCCTTGGGTGCAAGTATGCTGACCCTCATGGCGGTGATTCCCGCAGGACTGATTGCTGCAAATGCCCTTGTGGGTGAGAGAGAGTCCAACACCCTTGAGCCTCTTCTATGCACACCCCTCACGGATCGTGAGTTGATCTGGGGCAAGACGCTCAGCTCACTGATTCCATGCTTGACAATTCTGTTCGCTGGCACGCTTGCTTCTAGCATCGGCATCAACATACTCATGGTTGCCTTCAATCGGCCCCTCCTCCTGTTTCCTGACCCTGCTGGCGCATTCCTGATATTCGCTGCAGGACCCGTCGTCGTGTTGTCAATTGTGTCTACCATGATCCTCGTGAGCGGCAGGGTCAGCAAGGTCTATGAGGCCTATCAGAGTGGTACCATAGCTGCGTTGGTATTGATGATTCCACTATTCGCACCAATGACCTCGTTGGAGACTGGCATGGCAGACCCCAGCACTATCTGGTTCACCAACATAGTCACGTTCATCATCGCATCAGCAATTGCAAGCATAACGTGGGCGATTGCCCTGAAACGCTTCAACCGTGACAAGATGGTCTCTCTTGTCTAGTCTCCTGGGAGTGGCGACGCCACTCCACTCTCTTTCTTATGGCCTATCTGACTCTCCTCAATCCCTTTGGATACCTCATGGCTAGGTCACGATAGATCCTCTTGAACTCGCTGAGCTCCTTCTTGTGGTGTTCCTGCACATCGCCGACCACCTTGGCAGGCACTCCGATTGCAATCTTGCCGTCTGGTATCTTGGTTCGTGCAGTCACTACTGCGCCCTCTCCAACGACCGACCACTCTCCAACCTCCGCGTAGTCTGACACTACTGCCCCCATTCCGATGACTGCTTGACTTCTGACAGTGGCATTGTGGATGATGCAACCGTGGCCAAGCGTCACATCGTCGCCGATGACAGT
This genomic interval from Candidatus Thorarchaeota archaeon contains the following:
- a CDS encoding ABC transporter ATP-binding protein: MYEVSANELTRRFGDIVAVDNMTLDVPQGSIFGLLGPNGAGKSTTVRLLCTLLRPDAGTATVSGHDIIKEPVAVRQTTGVLPEEGNHTLYPTMTAMENLEYFARLYGVPEEEIRPRIQELLEFMGLWERRDDLAGALSTGNRQRLALCRALLHKPTVLLLDEPTSALDPLAAKRVRELILSLSQKYGQTFFINSHNLAEVQRICDRIAIIDKGKILLMGSTEELRRELSSEQVFRIRVYGDVARAESIVRSQEYVLESTVEVDTVVVKISDPLENNSRLMSTLLNAGIKIVEFAEEEATLEDVYLRTIKGGDQ
- a CDS encoding ABC transporter permease subunit encodes the protein MTSKSMLVAKADLKMAMKSKHIKYSLVFLAALAPVMLILIIGLPAALIDPASPDYIVVNLFLPLGASMLTLMAVIPAGLIAANALVGERESNTLEPLLCTPLTDRELIWGKTLSSLIPCLTILFAGTLASSIGINILMVAFNRPLLLFPDPAGAFLIFAAGPVVVLSIVSTMILVSGRVSKVYEAYQSGTIAALVLMIPLFAPMTSLETGMADPSTIWFTNIVTFIIASAIASITWAIALKRFNRDKMVSLV
- a CDS encoding gamma carbonic anhydrase family protein — its product is MAVYEFEGRVPIVGNDTYVSDSASVIGRVTLGSLCYVAPGAVIKGDYGEIQIGNGCSVQDNVVVHARPGERTVIGDDVTLGHGCIIHNATVRSQAVIGMGAVVSDYAEVGEWSVVGEGAVVTARTKIPDGKIAIGVPAKVVGDVQEHHKKELSEFKRIYRDLAMRYPKGLRRVR